CCCAGTTGTCATTCAGTGTTCACCGACGGTGAGTGGAAATGTATACATCAGGCCACAGGTTTCCTCGATTACAGAATCAGCCTTTAACTACATTAAATGATCCATTATTAGGTTCTACAATTGCATGAGAGGCGAGAGAATTCCACATGGCTATGGCAGAGCCTCAGGCTCGGAGTGCACTGAGCAACAGTACATCTGGGACACAGAAGCTAGCAAAGCGCCTGAGGCTGCTATAGCCAGTCTGCTCACTAGCTTAGCTCCAGGAGCATGTGCGCTGGCTTTTCTTTTGAGGGAGTTGTAAGATATCTGCATTCTATTAGAGTGGAATATTGTCGGAGTCACGGAGCTTCCCTTGCACTATGGACTCAAACCTGAAAGTAAAACAAGCAGGTAATATGTCAGCTTGTGTGGCTCGAGGGTGACCTTTTCGAAGTGTAAAGGACTGGATGAAGAGCTCTTCATCCAGGTTTTAAGCTGGCATGGGTGAAAATCATTTTGTTGGACAATTACAGGGATGCATCGACTCAACGGCAAAACGATTGACGAATTGACTTGTCAACCTTTTCAATGGACTCGCCGGCGACTGGTATTGCTATCGATGTGATATGTATATGCATTGGACCTTGTAGTTGTCTCTCTGGCCAGACCAAGTGACTACAGAAGCTCTAGGAGAAATGTGGAAAGACTGTCATTCTTGAAAAGGGAGACAAGCTCAGTGATAACAGAGCCTGCATAGTAGTTTCAGGTTGTAAGATagctgaagaaggaatcGGATTGATAGAATTATGCTGCCACCGTGCAGTAAGGTGACGGTTCCCATGTCTTCAGGAGACTTAAGCTTCGGACCTTCCTGACTATTGTCTTACTGCCATTACAAGCTCTAATCACAATTTCGAGGTGATGTCTCGAAGAAAACAGCCTCCAATTCTCAAAGCAGCGTGAGTCTGGCATGAGAGGCGAAGTGGCAGGCCACCTATTGCCGGACCCTGCAATCTCCCCCGTACGCCGTCCCCTGATGTTTTCCATCAGTATCTGCAAGTGGTGAATTCAGGTTTCAGAACCAGAGAGCCTGAGAGCCTGACACATACCAATACTGTACATAAGATCGTCCCCGTCGCCGCATCTGGAACACGGTGAAAGTGGGACGAGACCCCTCAGGCACCCGACTATCATGAGTCGACCTCTATGCATCATTGCATCGTTCACAGCTTTTACAGTGTATACCTCTTCCTTGCAGCCTTCCACACTCTTCACAGTAATAGTGGGCCATCTGACTGATCATGATGGGTCGACAATAGGGCAAGGACCCCGTTCTTTATCCCACAGGAGATGCAGTATCTCCAAGGAGCTCGATGGCAATTCTTGCGATACTTTCCAGTCATTTGATCGTCGGGGAGCTTGTCCACAGTCAGTCCACAGTCACAAGTTTACAGCATCcagtgcagaagaagtgATTGCCGTATCTGCAGGTATGTAAGTGTAAGGATCATACCATCTATGTCACTCAAACATTCATTGTGGTTTAGGGGCACTCGCTCTGGCCACATTTCGAGGGTGATGTAGAACACTTCCCAGTATTCAAGCTCAAGCTCGTCCATGTCAACGGTGATGATGGACCGGAGGTACTTACTTGCGCTTTTCAAAGCCACTGCCGAGGCAGGGTCAAGGTACTCGCAGATCAGGAGGTGAATCTCTGCCGGGAGATCGAGAAAGGTAGTTGTGCATGCCATGATGGTCTGGCTTTGGACTCAGATTGGATTacagaatggaagaagtGATAGAGAAGTAACCTACACCTTAGCgtctggaggatgagaacTGGCaagctggagatgagaaAACAGAGAGAGGGAAGACAGACAGATTGTAAACACTATACTTCGCATTGATGGTCACTTATGGATCAAGAACCCGTCCTCTGACATGAACAGTGAATGAGTAGACCATCGTCTCTATAGACGATAGGCTACATGACGCAGCACTTTGGAACCAGGGCAGGTCCTATTTGAATGACTTTGACAGGTGCTTCTAGCTACTCTTGAACACAGTCAGTCTTATAGTCTGCCAGCGCCATTTGCAGGCCCATGAGCCCGAGTTTCATGCAGCGTCAACAAATTCCGGCAAGACACAACAATTCAAAGCTCGAGCTCGATTACATTGAGAACCTTTCGCTCCGAACGCAACTCCCGTTCTACGACCAGATCTCAGCAGATATTGACGATTCGATGTGTTGAAGCAAACCATTGCGGGACTTGGGCGGATCTCGGACAGAGGCCCACTCCTCACAACTTCCTAGAACGGAAGCCCAGACTCAACGCCAAGAGGCCAAGCTTCTATATACCCGGACACTATCCTATATGGTAAGATGCCTGGACGAACGTGGATTGAATTCTCCGAGTAGAAACTTGttctggaaggttggcctcACCAAGGGTCTTGGCTGACAGGCGAGCCGATTCCTCCATGCTTAGAAATCAGAATGGGCCTGTAGATATAAACTGACATCGTCGCCAGTTGATTTCACCACGATGAAATGACTCTGGAGGATAACTCAGCTGGAAAGATGCCAGCCAAGATGGCAACCCATGAGATAGAAGAAGACTGCGAAGCACGCATCGAAAGACTCGGCCGCGAGCGACCAccctgcttctccagcttgTGGTCGGAACTCAccttttgcttctccatcgtcatgTCCCAGATCCTCGCGGTATGCCCCTTCCTGCTTTGCTCTCAGCTCGACCGCATGCAGTAGGCTGACAAGCCTAGGAATACTTCATCTCCGGctccaacatcctcctcccaACGCTCATCTCCGCCCTGGACATCCccctcgcctcctccatctggCCCTCCACAGCGCTGTCTCTCGCAGTAACCTCCACCCTCCTCATCTATGGCCGCGTGGCGGACATGTACGGCGGCTTCGCATGCTACCTCTTCGGCGCCACCTGgctcgccatctcctccattctCGCGGGCTTCTCGCAAACCTGGCTAATGCTCGTCATCTGCCGCGCACTGCAAGGCCTCGCGCTCGCTGCGTTTCTGCCTTCAGGCATGATGATTCTAGGTAGTGTGTACCGCCCCGGGCCGCGGAAGAACCTCGTCTTCAGCGTGTACGGCGCCTGCGCGGCGCTGGGGTTCTTCGTGGGGATTTTCTTCTCGGGGTTGAGCGGGAGGTTTCTCACCTGGCGCTGGTATTTCTTCATCGGGGGGATTCTGGCCGCGGTGACGGCCGTGACCTCGTTTTTCTCGATCCCGAGTGATTTTGCGGAGCGCAGGAAAACGAGGAAAGTCGGGATGGACTGGCTGGGGGGTGGGCTGCTGGTGCCGGggctggtgttgctggtgtttGCCATTGCGGGGAGTGCGCATGCGCCGAGGCAGTGGGCGACGGCGTATATCGATGTGTGTCTTGCGCTGGGGGTGGTGCTTCTCGCGGCGTTTGTGTATGTGGAGGGTTGGGTGGTGGGGGATCCGCTGGTGACGGCGGATGTGTTTGCGGTCAAGTATCTGAAGCCATTGCTTTTC
The Aspergillus fumigatus Af293 chromosome 4, whole genome shotgun sequence DNA segment above includes these coding regions:
- a CDS encoding F-box protein → MACTTTFLDLPAEIHLLICEYLDPASAVALKSASKYLRSIITVDMDELELEYWEVFYITLEMWPERVPLNHNECLSDIDVRWPTITVKSVEGCKEEVYTVKAVNDAMMHRGRLMIVGCLRGLVPLSPCSRCGDGDDLMYSIGMCQALRLSGSET
- a CDS encoding putative MFS multidrug transporter, with amino-acid sequence MTLEDNSAGKMPAKMATHEIEEDCEARIERLGRERPPCFSSLWSELTFCFSIVMSQILAEYFISGSNILLPTLISALDIPLASSIWPSTALSLAVTSTLLIYGRVADMYGGFACYLFGATWLAISSILAGFSQTWLMLVICRALQGLALAAFLPSGMMILGSVYRPGPRKNLVFSVYGACAALGFFVGIFFSGLSGRFLTWRWYFFIGGILAAVTAVTSFFSIPSDFAERRKTRKVGMDWLGGGLLVPGLVLLVFAIAGSAHAPRQWATAYIDVCLALGVVLLAAFVYVEGWVVGDPLVTADVFAVKYLKPLLFSLVCLYGSLGIFLLYGALYMQGIMNASPLQIVAWTVPMAFGGLLISTVGGFIMHRIPGTILMLISCLGYLGSGLFFALIPENGGYWAFVFPAMICGTIGIDISFNVTNIFITSNMPLEKQGLAGALINCTLHLGIALHLGFADIVQVNTDDQGLRKSYQAVFWFQVALSGLGLVVNAIFVRISRAKSDLTVDERRALESNL